The following proteins are co-located in the Paludibaculum fermentans genome:
- a CDS encoding glycoside hydrolase family 127 protein, which yields MKGKTSGKGITRRTLLSDAGRTAVAGAVLAPLLNTAIISCASAADAPALNIEAGLDRVTILPGKTYLRGWAGYGPVPHPGRPVRRGAPPPAAPTGPPVTIAWSKDSGPGSISFADPKAPITTATFTTPGAYVLKLTANNGQAQSISTLHVLVETPPPAQQLGAVYTRNFKISSPLWNARAKALIVNWIPHCIDQINRTDIQVGPGGIDNFVEAGKALRGEPHGLHKGYVFSNAWVHQTVEAMSIALMVDPQGDAEILAAHRKMRATLDDWIPKILAAQEPDGYLQTAFTLSREGRDGKVVDTTGYKHWDPAHRGDHEGYVAGYFLESAINHYLMTERKDARLYNAAKKLADCWYNNLGPAPKKPWFDGHQQIEQGLVRFGRFVNDMEGGGKGDNYIQLAKYLLDSRYATATGPREQQEYDQSHLPVTQQYEAVGHAVRAAYTYSGMADVAVETHDPDYQSAVKSLWHNLVNRKYYLTGGIGSGETDEGFGPNYSLRNQGYCEACSSCGAIFFHWKMHLAYHEAKYVDVYEDTLYNALLGSVDLSGKYFYYDNPLDEVVPRYAWHVCPCCVGNIPRTLLMLPTWTYSRTPDSVYVNLFVGSTIVLEKVAGTDVEMVQETNYPWSGKVAITVNPKESKQFSVRIRMPDRGVSELYKPSPDSNGITSILVNGKAVKASKEKGYAVIARTWKAGDRIELELPLKPQRVKAIEKIEATRGKVALRYGPLIYNIERDDQDITKKLGPASPLTPEWKGDMLGGIVVLNGKFADGSPMLAIPNFARKNREPGLPLPPEEPRPDASGRRPQPPEPTSIVWIREESGKA from the coding sequence ATGAAAGGTAAAACGTCCGGAAAAGGCATCACACGCAGGACTCTTCTCAGCGACGCGGGCAGGACCGCGGTGGCAGGTGCGGTCCTCGCCCCACTCCTGAATACCGCCATTATCTCGTGCGCGTCGGCCGCCGATGCTCCGGCGCTGAACATTGAAGCCGGCCTCGACCGGGTCACGATCCTGCCAGGCAAGACGTACCTGCGCGGCTGGGCCGGCTATGGCCCCGTTCCGCATCCGGGCCGGCCGGTCCGGCGGGGCGCCCCTCCTCCAGCCGCACCGACGGGTCCGCCGGTGACGATTGCCTGGAGCAAGGATTCGGGTCCGGGATCCATCTCGTTTGCCGATCCCAAGGCGCCGATCACCACAGCAACCTTCACGACACCCGGAGCCTACGTCCTAAAACTGACAGCCAACAACGGCCAGGCGCAGTCCATCTCCACCCTGCACGTACTGGTGGAGACGCCGCCTCCGGCGCAGCAGTTGGGCGCTGTCTATACCCGCAACTTCAAGATCTCCAGCCCGCTGTGGAACGCGCGAGCGAAGGCGCTGATCGTCAACTGGATTCCGCACTGCATCGATCAGATCAACCGCACCGACATCCAGGTAGGGCCTGGCGGAATCGACAATTTCGTGGAGGCCGGCAAGGCCTTGCGCGGTGAGCCGCACGGCCTGCACAAGGGCTATGTGTTCTCGAACGCCTGGGTCCACCAGACCGTGGAAGCGATGAGCATCGCCCTGATGGTGGACCCGCAGGGAGACGCCGAAATCCTCGCGGCGCACCGCAAGATGCGCGCCACGCTCGACGACTGGATTCCCAAGATCCTCGCCGCTCAGGAGCCGGACGGGTACCTGCAGACCGCGTTCACGCTGTCGAGGGAAGGCCGCGACGGCAAGGTGGTCGACACAACAGGCTACAAGCATTGGGACCCGGCGCATCGAGGCGACCACGAAGGCTACGTCGCCGGCTACTTCCTGGAATCGGCCATCAACCACTACCTGATGACGGAGCGGAAGGACGCCCGTTTGTACAATGCCGCCAAGAAACTGGCAGACTGCTGGTACAACAATCTGGGCCCCGCTCCGAAGAAACCGTGGTTCGACGGGCATCAGCAGATCGAGCAGGGCCTGGTCCGCTTTGGCCGCTTTGTGAACGACATGGAGGGCGGCGGCAAGGGCGACAACTACATCCAACTCGCGAAGTACCTCTTGGATTCGCGCTATGCCACGGCAACCGGTCCGCGCGAGCAGCAGGAGTACGACCAGAGCCACCTGCCGGTGACCCAGCAGTATGAGGCCGTGGGCCATGCGGTGCGCGCGGCCTACACTTACTCGGGTATGGCGGATGTAGCCGTGGAGACACACGATCCCGATTACCAGAGCGCGGTGAAGTCGCTGTGGCACAACCTGGTGAACCGCAAGTATTACCTGACGGGCGGCATCGGCAGCGGCGAGACCGATGAGGGCTTCGGCCCCAACTATTCGCTGCGGAACCAGGGCTACTGCGAAGCGTGCTCCAGTTGCGGAGCGATCTTCTTCCACTGGAAGATGCACCTGGCCTATCACGAAGCGAAGTATGTCGACGTCTATGAAGACACGCTGTACAACGCCCTGCTGGGCTCAGTCGATCTCTCGGGCAAGTACTTCTACTACGACAATCCGCTCGACGAAGTGGTGCCCAGATACGCGTGGCACGTCTGCCCCTGCTGTGTCGGCAACATCCCGCGCACGCTGCTGATGCTGCCCACATGGACGTATTCAAGGACCCCCGATTCCGTCTACGTCAATCTCTTCGTCGGCAGCACCATTGTTTTGGAGAAGGTCGCCGGCACCGATGTGGAGATGGTGCAGGAAACCAACTATCCGTGGAGCGGCAAGGTGGCCATCACGGTGAATCCCAAGGAGTCGAAGCAGTTCAGTGTGCGCATCCGGATGCCCGACCGGGGCGTGAGCGAATTGTACAAGCCCTCACCGGACTCGAACGGAATCACCTCGATCCTGGTGAATGGCAAGGCGGTGAAAGCCTCGAAGGAGAAGGGCTATGCGGTGATCGCCCGGACCTGGAAGGCGGGCGACCGGATCGAACTGGAGCTACCTCTCAAACCCCAGCGCGTCAAGGCTATCGAGAAGATCGAGGCCACGCGCGGCAAGGTGGCGCTTCGCTACGGACCGCTCATCTACAACATCGAGCGGGATGACCAGGACATCACAAAGAAGCTGGGCCCGGCGTCGCCGCTCACTCCGGAGTGGAAGGGCGACATGCTTGGCGGGATTGTCGTACTGAACGGGAAGTTCGCCGACGGCAGCCCGATGCTGGCGATCCCGAACTTCGCCCGCAAGAACAGGGAGCCCGGCTTGCCGCTGCCTCCAGAGGAGCCCCGGCCCGATGCGAGCGGACGCCGGCCGCAACCGCCGGAGCCTACGTCCATCGTGTGGATCAGGGAGGAATCCGGCAAAGCCTGA
- a CDS encoding alpha-ketoacid dehydrogenase subunit alpha/beta, giving the protein MAARADSLPVIVPHDVTLELYRRMLTVSLVEARLKVFAKQGKCTFQASTRGHEKLQIGMTMLLRPGHDWFFPYYRSKALAIGLGVPLKDIFLAMLSRSGDPSSNGRNMPEHFSDPALHLVAQTAVTGSQYLPAVGLARSLQLDGSDQVVHVSSGEGATSEGEFFEALNWASRESLPVVFTVQNNGFAISTRQQVQTGSTVRQIARGFGVRTFHIDGTWYEDMYRDLPPAIQQVRDGAGPILIEADVVRLDPHSSSDDHRKYRGEVELAAVQERDPIQRTELYLLRHGVITREEIDRQREAVRAEVDKAALEADAAPQPTGDDLMAHIYSPVPTPIAAPPQPISAEPVTMIDAINHALREEMAANPRVVMFGEDIADPKGGVFGVTRGLAGAFPGRVENAPLAEASIIGVASGMAMRGFVPVVEIQFADYIWPAMMQLRNEVPTVRWRSQGQWSNPMVVRVAAGGYIKGGPWHSACIEATFAHIPGWRVVFPSSADDAKGLLKTAMRCGDPVLFLEHKGLYRKMQAKALEPDANYAIPFGQGRIRRKGSDLTIVTWGSTVYQALELARQMESEGVSLEVVDLRTIAPFDEEMVYRSVRKTSRVVVAHEDSLTGGFGGEIVARIAQNVLDSLDAPVVRVAAKDTFVPSAANLELMALPSVQDLRDAVEKVLRY; this is encoded by the coding sequence ATGGCAGCCAGAGCAGATTCCCTCCCCGTGATCGTCCCCCACGACGTCACCCTTGAACTCTACCGGCGTATGCTCACTGTGTCGCTGGTGGAAGCTCGGCTGAAGGTCTTCGCCAAACAGGGCAAGTGCACCTTCCAGGCCTCGACGAGAGGCCACGAGAAGCTGCAGATCGGCATGACCATGCTGCTGCGGCCGGGCCACGACTGGTTCTTCCCCTACTACCGGTCGAAGGCGCTGGCGATTGGCCTGGGCGTGCCGCTGAAGGACATCTTCCTGGCGATGCTGAGCCGGAGCGGCGATCCGAGTTCGAACGGCCGCAACATGCCGGAGCACTTCAGTGATCCCGCTCTCCATCTGGTTGCCCAGACTGCGGTTACCGGCAGCCAGTATCTGCCGGCGGTCGGGCTGGCTCGATCCCTGCAGCTCGACGGCTCCGACCAGGTGGTGCACGTCTCCTCGGGCGAAGGCGCTACGAGCGAGGGCGAGTTCTTCGAGGCCCTCAACTGGGCTTCCCGCGAGAGCCTGCCGGTCGTCTTCACGGTGCAGAACAACGGCTTTGCGATCAGTACCCGCCAGCAAGTGCAGACCGGCTCCACGGTGCGGCAGATCGCACGCGGCTTTGGCGTGCGCACCTTCCACATCGACGGCACATGGTATGAGGACATGTACCGCGACCTGCCCCCAGCCATTCAACAGGTACGCGACGGCGCGGGTCCGATCCTGATTGAAGCAGACGTGGTCCGGCTGGATCCGCATTCCTCCTCCGACGATCACCGGAAGTACCGCGGCGAAGTAGAACTGGCGGCGGTTCAGGAGAGGGATCCGATCCAGCGCACGGAGCTCTATCTCTTGCGTCATGGGGTCATTACCCGGGAAGAGATCGACCGGCAACGCGAAGCCGTCCGCGCGGAGGTGGACAAAGCCGCCCTGGAAGCCGATGCCGCGCCGCAACCAACCGGGGACGACCTGATGGCGCACATCTATTCGCCGGTCCCCACCCCGATAGCCGCTCCACCCCAGCCGATTTCGGCGGAGCCGGTCACAATGATCGATGCCATCAACCACGCGTTGCGCGAAGAGATGGCGGCCAATCCCCGGGTCGTTATGTTTGGCGAGGACATTGCCGACCCGAAGGGCGGCGTCTTCGGAGTGACGCGCGGGCTGGCCGGCGCCTTTCCGGGCCGGGTGGAGAACGCTCCGCTGGCCGAAGCCAGCATCATTGGCGTAGCGAGCGGCATGGCCATGCGCGGCTTCGTGCCCGTGGTGGAGATCCAGTTCGCGGATTATATCTGGCCGGCCATGATGCAGTTGCGCAACGAGGTCCCGACGGTCCGCTGGCGCAGCCAGGGCCAGTGGTCCAATCCGATGGTGGTGCGCGTGGCGGCGGGCGGATATATCAAGGGCGGCCCCTGGCACTCGGCCTGTATCGAGGCGACCTTCGCTCACATTCCCGGTTGGCGCGTGGTGTTCCCCAGTTCGGCCGACGACGCGAAGGGCCTGCTGAAGACGGCCATGCGATGCGGCGACCCGGTACTCTTCCTGGAGCACAAAGGGCTCTACCGGAAGATGCAGGCGAAGGCCCTGGAGCCGGATGCCAACTACGCCATCCCCTTCGGCCAGGGGCGGATCCGCAGGAAAGGCAGTGACCTGACGATCGTCACCTGGGGCAGTACGGTCTACCAGGCGCTGGAACTGGCCCGGCAGATGGAGAGCGAGGGCGTGTCGCTCGAGGTGGTGGACCTGCGGACCATCGCCCCATTCGACGAGGAGATGGTCTATCGCAGCGTCCGCAAGACCAGCCGCGTGGTCGTGGCTCACGAGGATTCGCTCACCGGCGGATTCGGCGGCGAGATCGTGGCGCGCATCGCCCAGAACGTGCTGGATTCGCTGGATGCGCCGGTGGTGAGAGTCGCGGCCAAAGACACATTTGTGCCTTCCGCCGCCAACCTCGAACTGATGGCGCTGCCGAGTGTCCAGGACCTTCGGGATGCGGTGGAGAAAGTGCTGCGCTACTGA
- a CDS encoding AraC family transcriptional regulator, producing the protein MSYQQRVLRVMRYIEDHLDEELSLDHLAGVACFSPFHFHRIFRGMTGEPVKEHVRRLRLERAAGRLQQGAGPIIDIALEAGYESHEGFTRAFHARYGESPAEFREAQSVHLLRLPARWAVAARHTGPYAEVGEAWQRLFALAGPARLLGPGLEYFGIVHDDPDATEPAAQRYDAALKVKPGTAPPAGLDVVELPEREFAVLRHSGPYHLLGLTYARLCGEWLPQSGREAAWTASIEYYRNDPRSTPPERLITDIYLPLE; encoded by the coding sequence ATGAGCTACCAACAGCGGGTACTGCGCGTGATGCGCTACATCGAAGACCACCTCGACGAGGAGCTGTCACTGGATCATCTGGCCGGGGTGGCCTGCTTCTCGCCCTTCCACTTCCACCGCATCTTCCGCGGGATGACCGGCGAACCGGTGAAGGAGCACGTCCGGAGGCTGCGGTTGGAGCGCGCGGCCGGCCGGCTGCAGCAGGGCGCCGGGCCCATCATCGACATCGCCCTGGAGGCGGGCTATGAAAGCCACGAGGGCTTCACGCGCGCGTTTCATGCCCGCTATGGCGAGTCGCCGGCCGAGTTCCGGGAGGCCCAGTCCGTGCACTTGCTGCGCTTGCCGGCGCGCTGGGCCGTTGCCGCCCGCCACACGGGGCCCTACGCCGAAGTGGGCGAAGCGTGGCAGCGCCTGTTCGCGCTGGCGGGCCCGGCGCGGCTGCTGGGTCCGGGGCTGGAATACTTCGGCATCGTTCACGACGATCCGGACGCCACCGAACCGGCCGCGCAGCGCTACGACGCCGCCTTGAAGGTAAAGCCAGGCACGGCGCCGCCTGCCGGACTGGATGTGGTCGAACTGCCGGAGCGGGAATTTGCCGTCCTGCGGCACTCCGGTCCCTACCATCTGTTGGGACTGACCTACGCCCGGCTGTGCGGCGAATGGCTGCCCCAAAGCGGCCGCGAAGCCGCCTGGACCGCCTCGATTGAGTATTACCGCAATGATCCGCGCAGCACGCCGCCCGAGCGTTTGATTACCGATATCTACCTACCGCTGGAGTAG
- a CDS encoding alpha/beta hydrolase domain-containing protein, whose translation MLRFLRLWFETLAFALFLLALGPQAAAKIVRISVEERESPAYGGRDFGAGPYERLSGHVFGELDPSDPRNAIITDLQFAPRNARGMVEYSATFTLLQPIDPAKASGVLIYDVPNRGSRLLLGALQGGEPGDGFLFRRGHAILASGWQGDVLPRAGVQSLLVPVAKNPDGSSITGPVLARFSDLPAGTASMPVTGQMPRRPYLAASLDTSKALLTKRASEEGAVIPLAPTEWAFSNCAAQPFPGVPDPGFLCLKQGFEPGQLYELTYTAKDPLVLGIGFAATRDTVSFFRRETIDGAGTANPMAGRIRNVVSLGISQSGNFVKSFIHLGFNQDEQGRRVWDGADDHIAARQTPMNFRFAVPGGSAGMFEPGSEAVLWWADTPDPVRGRKTDGLLHRCSLSATCPKIFETFGSAEFWGLKMSPGLVGTAAKADIPLPPQVRRYYFPGTTHGGGRGGFNVSIPPGGGRCVLPENPNPQSDSMRALLDALVEWVTKEVEPPPSRYPRLDQGQLVRAEHGAMGFPAIPGRPLPDQLLNTFYDYDFGSQFNYNDLSGVIAVQPPARKQIIPGLVPRVDADGNEVGGVPSLQHQAPLGTYLGWNVTAAGFYQGRGCGFVGGFVPFAATRAERSASGDPRPSLEERYPTHESFVEAVRAAASRLVRDRFLLKEDADRLIREAAASNVRQ comes from the coding sequence ATGCTGCGATTCCTGCGTTTGTGGTTCGAGACCCTGGCGTTTGCCCTATTCCTGCTGGCGCTGGGCCCACAGGCCGCCGCCAAGATCGTCCGCATCTCCGTCGAAGAGCGGGAATCACCGGCCTACGGAGGCAGGGACTTCGGCGCCGGGCCCTATGAGCGCCTCTCGGGGCACGTCTTCGGCGAGTTGGATCCGTCGGACCCAAGGAACGCGATCATCACCGACCTCCAGTTCGCGCCGCGCAATGCGCGGGGGATGGTGGAGTACTCCGCTACCTTCACGCTGCTCCAACCCATCGACCCGGCCAAGGCGAGCGGGGTCCTGATCTACGACGTTCCGAATCGCGGCAGCCGCCTGTTGCTGGGCGCGCTGCAGGGCGGGGAACCCGGCGATGGTTTTCTCTTCCGCCGCGGGCACGCCATCCTGGCCAGCGGCTGGCAGGGCGACGTCCTCCCCAGAGCCGGCGTGCAGAGCCTGCTTGTGCCGGTGGCGAAGAACCCCGACGGATCCAGCATTACCGGTCCGGTGCTGGCGCGCTTCAGCGACCTGCCGGCCGGCACGGCCAGCATGCCGGTGACGGGGCAGATGCCGCGGCGTCCTTACCTTGCCGCCAGCCTGGATACCTCGAAGGCGCTGCTGACGAAACGAGCTTCGGAAGAAGGGGCAGTGATCCCGCTCGCGCCTACGGAGTGGGCCTTCTCGAACTGCGCGGCACAGCCGTTTCCCGGAGTGCCGGATCCCGGCTTTCTCTGCCTGAAGCAGGGGTTTGAGCCCGGCCAGCTCTACGAACTTACCTACACCGCGAAGGACCCGCTGGTTCTCGGCATCGGCTTCGCGGCCACGCGCGATACGGTTTCGTTCTTCCGCCGCGAAACCATAGATGGGGCCGGCACGGCAAATCCGATGGCCGGCCGGATCCGGAACGTAGTGTCGCTGGGCATCTCACAGTCGGGCAACTTTGTGAAGTCGTTTATCCATCTGGGCTTCAACCAGGACGAGCAGGGCCGGCGGGTCTGGGACGGCGCGGATGATCACATCGCCGCCCGCCAGACTCCGATGAATTTCCGCTTCGCGGTGCCCGGAGGGTCGGCCGGAATGTTTGAGCCGGGCAGCGAGGCTGTGCTGTGGTGGGCGGATACGCCGGATCCGGTGCGCGGCCGGAAGACCGATGGACTGCTTCACCGGTGCAGTCTCTCGGCGACGTGTCCGAAAATCTTCGAGACATTCGGTTCGGCCGAATTCTGGGGCCTGAAGATGTCGCCGGGGCTGGTAGGCACGGCAGCGAAGGCGGACATTCCTCTGCCTCCGCAGGTACGGCGTTATTACTTCCCGGGCACGACGCATGGTGGAGGTCGAGGCGGGTTCAATGTCTCGATCCCGCCTGGCGGTGGGCGCTGTGTGCTGCCCGAGAATCCCAATCCACAGTCGGACTCGATGCGCGCCCTGCTCGACGCCCTGGTAGAGTGGGTGACCAAGGAGGTTGAGCCTCCGCCCAGCCGCTATCCAAGGCTGGACCAGGGACAACTCGTGCGCGCCGAGCACGGGGCCATGGGCTTTCCTGCGATCCCCGGGCGTCCCTTGCCAGACCAGTTGCTCAACACGTTCTACGACTATGACTTCGGCTCGCAGTTCAACTACAACGACCTCTCGGGAGTGATTGCCGTTCAACCTCCAGCCAGGAAGCAGATCATTCCGGGACTGGTGCCCAGGGTGGATGCGGATGGAAACGAGGTGGGCGGCGTGCCATCTTTGCAGCATCAGGCGCCGCTGGGTACGTACCTGGGCTGGAACGTGACCGCGGCCGGCTTCTACCAGGGACGGGGCTGCGGCTTTGTGGGTGGCTTCGTTCCGTTTGCCGCGACTCGTGCGGAGCGGTCGGCCTCCGGAGATCCGCGCCCATCGCTGGAAGAGCGCTATCCCACGCATGAGTCGTTTGTCGAGGCCGTGCGTGCGGCGGCCTCCCGGCTGGTCCGCGACCGATTCCTCCTCAAGGAGGACGCGGACCGGCTGATCCGGGAGGCGGCGGCGAGCAACGTCCGGCAATGA
- a CDS encoding LysR family transcriptional regulator has translation MTNLNLRHFEAFAAIAAAGNFTRAAQALHVSQPALTVQIRQLEETIGVRLLDRNTRSVKLTRIGQQLSPVIQRLLREIDSVILNARELATGDRGSVSVTGLPSVCSTILPRIIAEFRQQQPGITVSLRDAVAQVVLAQVKNEEVDFGIGSFADAEPAIQVVPLFNDQMRVVFPPGSPLGKRRSIQLKQLITEPMILMSQQSSVRILVDRAFQSMGHFPVPAYEATYMSTAIGMVKAGLGITFLPTSAFEASELGGLGSRILKEPGLTRRIVAIQKSGRTLSPAATAFLRALIAGCKALRPAPRIRHVDSE, from the coding sequence ATGACGAATCTCAACCTCCGTCACTTTGAAGCGTTCGCCGCCATCGCCGCCGCCGGCAACTTCACCCGCGCGGCCCAGGCACTGCACGTCTCGCAGCCCGCCTTGACCGTGCAGATCCGCCAACTGGAGGAGACGATTGGGGTTCGCCTGCTCGATCGCAACACACGTTCCGTCAAACTGACGCGCATCGGCCAGCAACTGTCCCCGGTGATCCAGCGCCTGCTGCGGGAGATCGACTCGGTGATCCTCAACGCCCGGGAGCTCGCCACAGGCGACCGGGGCTCAGTCAGCGTCACCGGCCTGCCTTCCGTCTGTTCGACCATCCTGCCGCGGATCATCGCGGAGTTCCGCCAGCAACAACCGGGCATCACCGTCTCGCTGCGCGATGCCGTCGCCCAGGTGGTGCTGGCGCAGGTCAAGAACGAAGAGGTGGACTTCGGCATCGGCAGCTTCGCCGATGCCGAGCCGGCCATTCAGGTGGTCCCGCTGTTCAACGACCAGATGCGGGTCGTCTTCCCGCCCGGCTCGCCGCTGGGGAAGCGACGGTCCATCCAATTGAAGCAGCTCATCACCGAACCGATGATCCTCATGAGCCAGCAGAGCAGCGTGCGCATCCTGGTGGATCGCGCCTTCCAGTCGATGGGCCATTTTCCCGTGCCGGCCTATGAGGCGACCTACATGTCCACCGCAATCGGCATGGTGAAAGCGGGACTGGGCATCACCTTCCTGCCGACCTCCGCGTTCGAAGCCTCCGAGTTGGGCGGACTGGGCTCACGCATCCTCAAGGAACCGGGCCTCACGAGACGGATCGTCGCCATCCAGAAGTCGGGCCGCACCCTGTCTCCCGCGGCTACGGCCTTCCTGAGAGCCCTGATCGCCGGCTGCAAGGCGCTGCGGCCGGCGCCGCGAATTCGCCACGTGGATTCCGAGTGA
- a CDS encoding GyrI-like domain-containing protein: MAKLNCSKKPTIVEIPATHYLSIAGHGQPGGPEFQDAIGALYPMVYTIKMTRKFSGRETFPVAPLESVYTAITDWQLLMPVPAAIGKQEVRQTAAQLIGKGKTETVQRVELVTRREGRCLQALHVGPYDQVAETIAVLKQHADANGLELVGPHHEIYLSDPRRTAPEKLKTVVRYPVKKASAPVQLA; this comes from the coding sequence ATGGCTAAGCTGAATTGCTCTAAAAAGCCCACAATCGTCGAGATTCCAGCCACGCACTATCTCTCCATTGCCGGTCACGGTCAACCGGGCGGACCGGAGTTCCAGGACGCTATCGGCGCTTTGTACCCCATGGTGTACACGATCAAGATGACCCGTAAGTTCAGCGGGCGGGAGACGTTTCCGGTGGCGCCGCTGGAGAGTGTCTACACGGCTATCACCGACTGGCAACTACTGATGCCGGTGCCGGCTGCGATCGGTAAACAGGAGGTGCGGCAGACCGCCGCCCAACTCATCGGGAAAGGCAAAACGGAGACCGTCCAGCGGGTCGAACTGGTCACCCGCAGGGAAGGCCGCTGCCTGCAGGCGCTTCACGTTGGTCCTTACGACCAGGTGGCGGAGACGATTGCCGTGCTGAAACAGCATGCGGATGCGAACGGACTGGAACTGGTAGGCCCGCACCACGAGATCTACCTGTCGGACCCGCGGCGAACCGCTCCTGAGAAGCTCAAGACCGTGGTCCGCTATCCGGTGAAGAAGGCCTCGGCGCCGGTCCAGCTTGCATGA
- a CDS encoding class I SAM-dependent methyltransferase translates to MQPGIAMDPAPNPGLIFENLNAHQRSAALRTAIELDLFRAVGQGPADALTLAARCSASPRGTRILCDFLVIMGLLQKADGIYSHTPTSALFLDPNSPTSLHSTARFLGLSEMKASYDNLTEIVRSGRTTLPGEGSVEPDNPIWVEFAHSMAPMMAPLAGPLGTVVLNGRTGPLRILDIAAGHGLFGIEIAKRHPEAKIVACDWPKVLDVAEENARKAGVAHQFERLPGSAFDVDFGGPYDAVLLTNFLHHFDTPTCTELLKKVRAALKPGGLSATLEFVPNEDRVTPPMPAAFSMVMLISTPGGDAYTFREYEAMHRAAGFTQIEAHPVPHSPHTVVTGIAR, encoded by the coding sequence ATGCAACCTGGGATTGCCATGGATCCCGCCCCCAATCCGGGGCTGATTTTCGAGAACCTGAATGCGCACCAACGTTCCGCCGCGTTGCGCACCGCAATCGAACTGGATTTGTTCCGCGCGGTCGGACAGGGTCCAGCCGACGCACTCACCCTGGCCGCACGCTGCTCGGCGTCGCCGCGTGGCACGCGCATCCTCTGCGACTTCCTGGTGATCATGGGCCTGCTGCAGAAGGCCGACGGGATTTACAGCCATACGCCTACCAGCGCGTTGTTCCTGGATCCCAATTCGCCGACGTCGCTCCATTCCACAGCCCGCTTCCTGGGACTGTCCGAGATGAAGGCCTCGTACGACAATCTCACGGAGATCGTACGTAGCGGACGAACGACCCTGCCAGGCGAAGGCAGCGTCGAACCGGACAATCCGATCTGGGTGGAGTTTGCGCACAGCATGGCGCCGATGATGGCGCCACTGGCCGGGCCGCTGGGCACCGTTGTCCTGAACGGACGCACTGGACCTTTGCGGATTCTCGATATTGCCGCGGGCCACGGACTATTCGGCATCGAGATCGCGAAAAGGCATCCCGAGGCGAAGATTGTCGCCTGCGACTGGCCCAAGGTGCTCGACGTAGCGGAGGAGAATGCGCGGAAGGCCGGCGTGGCCCACCAGTTTGAACGGCTGCCGGGCAGCGCATTCGACGTGGACTTCGGCGGACCGTATGATGCCGTTCTCCTCACCAATTTCCTGCATCACTTCGACACCCCCACGTGTACGGAGTTGCTGAAGAAGGTGCGGGCGGCGCTCAAGCCGGGCGGCCTCTCCGCGACGCTGGAGTTCGTTCCGAATGAGGATCGGGTGACTCCGCCGATGCCGGCGGCGTTCAGCATGGTCATGCTGATCTCCACGCCGGGCGGAGACGCCTATACGTTTAGAGAGTACGAGGCCATGCACCGGGCCGCGGGTTTCACCCAGATCGAGGCGCACCCCGTGCCGCACTCGCCGCACACGGTGGTCACAGGGATCGCACGATAG
- a CDS encoding phosphotriesterase family protein has product MAQSGPTVPGNVLVHEHILVDFIGAAKASPSRYDADEVFRLAKPKLEELKQFGCVRLHECTPNYLGRDGRLCARLQEASGIEIWTNTGIYGAANRSGVPEFAKQESARELAKRYVAEWKGGINGLKPRFIKTAVNGYPLEPLDRKLVEAAAIACLETGLPIASHTNGGGPAAEAQLEILAGLHCPASKFIWVHAHSEKDHKFHEAVARAGAWVEFDGISESSAQWHRECVEWMQGRGLLRQVLISQDAGWYHVGEKGGGDYRGYTYLYSGFLPLLPSPYWRTLLVENPGRAFA; this is encoded by the coding sequence ATGGCACAATCCGGGCCAACGGTCCCCGGCAATGTGTTGGTCCACGAACACATTCTGGTTGATTTCATTGGAGCCGCGAAGGCGTCGCCGTCGCGATATGACGCGGACGAGGTGTTCCGACTCGCCAAGCCGAAGCTCGAGGAGCTGAAGCAATTCGGCTGCGTGCGGCTGCATGAGTGTACGCCCAACTATCTGGGCCGGGACGGGCGGCTTTGCGCGCGACTGCAGGAGGCCTCCGGCATCGAGATCTGGACCAACACGGGCATCTACGGGGCCGCGAACCGTTCGGGTGTGCCGGAGTTCGCGAAACAGGAATCCGCTCGTGAGCTGGCGAAGCGCTATGTGGCGGAGTGGAAGGGCGGGATCAACGGGCTGAAGCCGCGGTTCATCAAGACGGCGGTGAACGGCTACCCTCTGGAGCCGCTCGACCGGAAACTTGTGGAGGCGGCAGCGATCGCGTGCCTGGAGACCGGACTGCCGATCGCCTCGCATACGAATGGCGGCGGACCGGCGGCCGAAGCTCAACTGGAGATCCTGGCAGGCCTGCATTGCCCGGCCTCGAAGTTCATCTGGGTGCACGCCCACAGCGAGAAGGATCACAAGTTCCACGAAGCCGTGGCGCGGGCGGGCGCCTGGGTGGAGTTCGACGGCATCAGCGAATCCTCGGCGCAGTGGCATCGTGAATGTGTCGAGTGGATGCAGGGCCGCGGCTTGCTCCGGCAGGTGTTGATCTCGCAGGATGCCGGCTGGTATCACGTGGGCGAGAAGGGCGGAGGCGACTACCGGGGCTACACGTATCTGTACAGCGGCTTTCTGCCCCTGCTGCCGTCTCCCTACTGGCGCACGCTGCTGGTCGAAAACCCTGGCCGGGCGTTTGCCTGA